AGAAATGCCAAACCAAGTAAACCAGTCATTTAACCTTAACTAACAGTCTAAAGATTATTATGCGCGCAGAGTTTATTAACCCTTTTCTTGCTTCACTGATCAATGTGCTTAATACCATGGCATCAATGCCGATGACACCGCAAAAGCCAAGATTAAAGAAAGATGAAATTGCCCGTGGTGATGTCTCCGGATTAATTGGCATGATTGGTCCTAAAACCAAAGGCTCTATGTCGATCACCTTTGAACAGGAATTAGCCCTTGAGATCATGCAACGCATGCTTGGAGAACGTCCTGCTGGTATCAATGAAGATGTCACCGATATGGTAGGTGAAATTACCAATATGGTGACTGGTGGTGCTAAACGTACACTTGCTGAAAGTGGCTATGATTTTGATATGGCAACGCCAGCTGTTGTATCCGGCAAAGGGCATACCATTACCCATAAGTGCGACAACGCAATTATTTTAATGCCGTTTGATTCTGAATATGGCAAAGCTTATATCGAAATTTGCTTCGACTGATTTTTCACTCTCACAGCACTACTCTGCTGCACAATTAACTAACGGCTGGTTGATTGTGCTTACCCTTCCTATGTCTTTATTTATTAAGAGCTTTATTAATACCTTAATTCTTAAATAAAAGACTACTCATCGCCATTAATTCGGTCTAGACTAGATATCGTCATACGCACCTTGTCACCTATTGATAAGCGATGACTGCATATTATCTGTCTAAAAGGGAAAGACGTACATGAGTAAACTGACTGGAACCGTAAAATGGTTCAACGATGACAAAGGCTTTGGTTTTATTTCTGGCGCGGATGGTAAAGATGTGTTTGTACACTTCAGCGCAATCCAAGCTCAGGGACGCCGAACCTTACGCGAAGGCCAAAGTGTTGAGTTTATCGTAACTGATGGTCAGAAAGGTCCACAAGCTAGCGAAGTTGTTGCACTATAAAAGCCATTGCTAAGATGATAGAAAAACGCCGCTAATTAGCGGCGTTTTTATTTATCAGTACATTAACTTAGGCTTATGCACGCCATTGTTTGAATGCATTGATCAAACCGTTCGTTGAGCTGTCGTGGCTTGCAATGGTTTCAGCGTTGTTTAGCTCTGGTAGAATTTGGTTTGCTAACTGCTTACCAAGCTCTACACCCCACTGATCGAAGCTGAAGATGTTCCAAATTACACCTTGAGTGAAAATCTTGTGCTCATATAGCGCAATCATTGCACCTAATGTGTAAGGTGTAATTTCTTTCACTAAGATTGAGTTTGTTGGACGGTTACCTTCAAACACTTTAAATTCAACCAGATCTTTCACATCTTCTAGTGACTTACCTGCGGCAATAAATTCAGCTTCAACTTGCTCACGGCTCTTACCAAATGCTAATGCTTCTGTTTGTGCGAAGAAGTTAGCCATTAGTTTTGGATGGTGATCACCCAGTGGGTTATGGCTAATTGCAGGTGCAATGAAATCACATGGGATCAGTTTTGTACCTTGGTGAATTAGCTGGTAGAACGCGTGCTGACCGTTTGTACCAGGCTCACCCCAGATGATTGGACCTGTTTGGTAATCTACAGGGTTACCACCACGGTCAACATATTTACCGTTTGATTCCATGTTACCTTGCTGGAAGTATGCAGCAAAACGGTGCATGTATTGGTCGTACGGTAAGATTGCTTCTGTTTCCGCACCGTGGAAGTTGTTGTACCAAATACCAATAAGCGCAAGGATCACAGGTAGCTTTTGCTCTAGTGGTGCTTCTGCGAAATGCTTATCCATCGCATGACCACCGTCTAGTAGCGCAACGAAGTTATCAAAACCGACTGCTAGACAGATTGATAGACCGATTGCTGACCATAGTGAGTAACGACCACCAACCCAGTCCCAGAACTCGAACATGTTATCAGTATCGATACCAAATTCAGCGACAGCTTCGCCATTAGTTGAAAGCGCAGCAAAGTGCTTAGCAACGTGTGCTTTATCTTCAGCTTTTGCTAGGAACCAATCACGTGCAGATAATGCATTAGTCATAGTCTCTTGCGTTGTGAAGGTTTTAGATGCGATTAGGAATAGTGTTGTTTCTGGGTTGAGATCTTTTAGCGTTTCAGCAATGTGCGTGCCGTCAACGTTAGATACAAAGTGCATGTTTAGGCGAGTTTTGTAAGCGCCTAGTGCTTCAGACACCATGTAAGGACCAAGATCTGAACCACCGATACCGATGTTAACGATATCTGTAATTTCTTTACCTGTGTAACCTTTCCACTCACCGCTGATGATGCGCTCTGAGAAAGACTTCATCTTCTCAAGTACCGCATTAACAGCTGGCATTACATCTTCACCATCAACCATGATTGGTGTATTGCTACGATTACGCAATGCTACGTGAAGTACTGCACGATCTTCTGTGCGGTTAATTTTCGCGCCACTGAACATGTCAGCAATCGCAGCATCTAGCTCAGTCTCTTTAGCAAGCGCAAATAGCTTAGTTAGGGTTTCTTCAGTGATCAGGTTTTTCGAGTAATCGACTAGGATATCTGAGCCAAATTGCGCAGAAAACTTAGAGAAGCGCGCATTATCATTGGCGAATAAGTCGCTAAGTTGGAAATCTTGAGCTTGTTCAAAGTGTGCGGTTAGATCTTGCCACGCTTGGGTTTGCGTTGGGTTGATGTTCTTCAACATAAAAATATCCTAATTTTGTTATGTTCATCTTCCGCTCTCATTGTGTTCCTGCGAAAGATCCCCGATTTATGCTCGTTAGCCTATGATAAAGGCTTCTTTATAATTTTTTGATCACTCGTGATAATGCGACGAAAGGCATTGATCGTCATTGCGTTCAATCACGAAAACTTGAATGCATCATACCTGTATTTCGCATCAATGTAATAATGCGAATAACTAATTAAACTAAAAGGTTAAACCTATAGGTAAATAGCCATGTGGTATCAAAAAACAATTAATCTTACTCCTCAAAAGCGTGGTTTTCACCTGATCACTGACGAAATAGAGCAACATTTAACTGAGATCCGACCTTTAACGGTAGGATTGGTGCATTGTTTCATTCAACACACCTCAGCTAGCCTGACCATAAACGAAAATGCTGATCCGACGGTTCGTTACGATATGGAGCAACACTTTAACCGTTTTGTGCCAGAGCGCGCTCCCTATTACCAACATACTTATGAAGGTGATGATGACATGCCAGCGCATATCAAAAGCTCATTGCTTGGTAACAGTATTTCTATTCCTATTTCACAAGGACGCTTAGCTCTAGGAACATGGCAAGGTATTTACTTAGGTGAGCACCGCGACCACGGTGGCGCTCGCCGTGTCGTGATCACCATTCAGGGTGAATAAAAACACAAAAGCGCGGCTTATCTTCATCAATAAGCTGCGCTTTCTATTCATTAAAACGGTTGGTTAACCATGACTCTGAAGATACTCTCTTCATTGCCCCACGCCATTTCAGTACGTACAACGACTCCTTCAACTTGGAATCTTACCGCACCACCTGCGCTCCATTTCATGCTCGAGTGCAGCTCCGAAACGTTATAACTGTCAGCCACTCGCCCTACATCAGCAAATGCAACCCACTGCCACCATGGCACGTCGTACCAATTAAACACCTACCAATCGCCTAGAGGTTGCCATTCTGGCATTACACGATATTCTGCGCTGTAACTAATGGCTGAGCGTCCAACAAAGCGTCCAGTTTGATAGCTACGCAAGCGATATAAACCGCCAAGCTTTACCCCTGCATATTCAGGTGGGCGATGATAACCATGCTCAGCATCAGTGTTATTCCAACTAGGGGTATCAGCTGTATAAACGTTAAATGCAAATACTTGCTGATCAAATAGATTGTCCCATTTACCCAAATCCCAATACCAGCTTTGGTTAAGCTCCCACTTCCACCAGCTTGTTTGATCGGAAGTATCAGGGGCATAAGTCAGCTTAATCTGAGTTTTACTCCCTTGTGTCGGATTAGCACTTCGATCTTGGTTATTCCACTCAAAACGGGTTTCTAAGCCCCAAACGCTATCGTTAGTGGCAAAATCAGAAGGAGGAAGTTGAGTGTTATTTGCAAACTTACGTGCTTGATAGAACGGACGCAAATCAATTGATGAGACGCCACTTTCCCAAGGCGTGTGCCCTGTGAGTTTACGTGATGGATATAGTGCCGCTTTGATTGGATCATGCTTAGCTTGCCCGATAGGCAATATATAACGGGCACTTAATTGATGCAGTGCTTCTTGCGCATCGGCAATGATCATTTCGTCTGCATGGGAGTTAATTTGTGCTGCTTTACCAACGTAGTAATTAAAATCTTTATAATCACCACTGTAGAGCTCTGCGCCAAATAACCAACGGCTATCCGGTGATAGTGCATAATTGTAAGCACCTAAATAGGTCATCCAAGTGCCTTTATCTGTCACCAGTCCGGCACCTAGTAAAGATGCTTGAGGTTGTCCGGCTTTTTTCACTACACCTACCACACCCGCAGAAAGCCCCATGCTATCGGTAGAAAACATAAATGGCACTGCTGCAATGTCAGAATCCGATGTTTCTGACTTAGGCGATGCATGAATATCTACTGGTTCATTTTCAGCATGAATGTCCGCTGAAACCAACAAAGCCGCGGCAATTGCCACGGCTTTTATTTTTCTTTCTTCCATTAAAACAAATCGTCCAACGCTGAGTTGTTATGTGTATGCCATCGCAACTCGTGGGGTTAATTTTGTAATAAGCTCATAAGCAATGGTGCCAATGTGCTCTGCAACGATTTCAGCAGGTAATCCTTCGCCCCATAAAATAGCAGTATCACCAACTTTATCTTGCGCATCAGGACCCAAATCGACCGTTAGCATATCCATAGAAACACGACCTGCCATTGGTACAATACGACCATTAACCAGAACGGGGGTACCATTGGGTGCTGAACGTGGGTAGCCATCACCGTAACCAATCGCAATCACACCCATTTTGGTGTCTCGCTCACTGGTCCAGATACCACCGTAACCGACTTTTTCCCCTTTCTTCACATCACGTACCGCAATAATGCTCGACGTTAATGTCATTACCGGCTTTAAATCGTAAGCTGATGCATAACGCTCAGGCTCATTAAACGGTGATACACCGTACATGATGATCCCTGGGCGGATCCATTCTAACTGACTGTCAGGCCAAGCTAACACGCCAGCCGACGCCGCCAGTGAACGTTCACCTTGATAATCTTGGGTAAGATTTAAGAAAGTATCTAACTGCTGCAATGTAATGTCTGAACTTAAATCGTCAGCATTACCAAAATGACTAATAAAGCGCAGTGGCTTAGCGACGTTCTCACACGCATTTAAGCGCGCCATAAAATCAGTCAGATCTTCAGGACGTACACCTAAGCGGTGCATACCCGTATCAATTTTTACCCATACCTTCACTTGGCTCTCAAGTTCAGCTTGCTCAAGTGCTTCCAATTGCTCTATCGAGTGCACCACAGTATGAATATTATTGGTCACTAATACTGGTAAATCACTCGGTGCGTAGAAACCTTCTAATAACAAGATAGGTTTTACTACTCCACCTGCACGTAACATTAAGGCTTCTTCAATACGTGCCACACCATAGGCATCAACATTAGTCAGGCTTTGGGCTACTCGCAGTAGTCCATGTCCATAAGCGTTTGCTTTAACGACCGCTAAAATTTTACTGTTCGGTGCTTGTTGACGGATCAGACCCAAATTATGAGCCAAAGCGTCGGTATCTATATGCGCGGTTGCTGCTTTCATCCAAAATCCTAAATAATTTTCTAACGCTTACTCTTCGTCGTAAGCAGGGCCAGCATAGTTATCAAAGCGAGAGAACTGGCCTTGGAAGGTCAGGCGAACGGTACCAATAGGACCATTACGTTGCTTACCTAAAATAATTTCAGCGATCCCTTTTAGGGCACTGTCTTCGTGATAAACCTCATCACGATAAATAAACATAATTAAGTCGGCATCCTGCTCGATCGCACCAGATTCACGCAAGTCTGAGTTAACAGGGCGTTTATCAGCACGTTGCTCCAACGATCGGTTAAGCTGCGATAGCGCAACAACCGGGACGTTTAATTCTTTCGCAAGGGCTTTTAGTGAGCGAGAGATCTCGGCAATTTCTAAGGTACGGTTATCTTGCAGACCCGGCACACGCATAAGCTGAAGGTAATCGATCATAATAAGGCTTAAACCACCATTATCACGGGCAATACGACGTGCACGAGAGCGTACTTCCGTCGGTGTCAGACCAGAACTATCATCAATGTACATATTCTTCTTCTCCATCAGAATACCCATTGTTGATGAAATACGTGCCCAGTCTTCATCATCTAATTGACCAGTACGAATTTTAGTTTGGTCGACGCGTGATAGTGACGCCAACATACGCATCATGATCTGCTCTGCGGGCATCTCTAACGAGAAAATAAGTACAGGTTTTTCTTGCTCCATTGCTGCGTTTTCACACAAGTTCATCGCAAACGTGGTTTTACCCATCGATGGACGCGCCGCCACAATGATCAAATCGGAACCTTGCAAGCCTGCGGTTTTCTTATTCAGATCAGTAAAGCCTGTGGATACACCTGTTACACCATCTTGTGGTGATTGGTATAAGATCTCGATACGCTCTAAAGTCTTTTCTAAGATCGTATCAACGTTTTGCGGACCTTCTTTATCGTTAGTACGTTGTTCCGCAATCGCAAAAACTTTACTCTCCGCCATATCCAGCAAATCTTCACTGGTGCGGCCTTGAGGATCATAACCAGCATCTGCAATCTCGTTCGCTACACCAATCATGTCACGAATAAGTGCGCGCTCACGCACAATATCAGCATAGGCTAAGATATTTGCCGCAGACGGGGTATTTTTCGCAAGCTCGGCTAAATAAGCAAAGCCACCGACATCATCAAGCGTGCTAGATTGTTCTAGGTGCTCAGATAAGGTGATTAAATCTAGCGGTTGGCCTGCTTCTAATAGTGCAGCCGTTGCCTGAAAGATAATCCGGTGTGGACGACTGTAGAAATCATTAGCCACCACTTTTTCAGCGACCATATCCCACTTTTCGTTATCCAACATCAAACCACCAAGAACAGATTGCTCAGCCTCTAGCGAGTGAGGCGGCATCTTAATGGCGTCCATTTGGTTATCTTTAGGTTTTTTCGGTTTACTATTATCTGCCATAGAAATTGCGCATTAGCCAAGAACAAGAATGAAGCGTATTAGTATACCTCATCCATTCGGATCTGAGCAGTCATAAACGTATGACTCTTATCAAACCTCTCTGCTATTAATTATGCGCCTTTTTGAAGTAACTGGTAGTTGAGTACAACGATTCCTAACCAAAAGCTGACAAATTTGAGTTAGAATGCGGACGCACAATGCTTATCATCAATCATGCTTATTCGACGACCTGCCGTGGGAGGAACTTTGGCAAGATACCTACTGACTTTATTGCTGCTTGCCAATACGGCAGCTTACGCTGCTGACGATCAAGACACTGAAGATACCTCACCCACACATTTTAAAAGTGAAGTTGGCTTAG
The sequence above is a segment of the Photobacterium leiognathi genome. Coding sequences within it:
- a CDS encoding chemotaxis protein CheX, which encodes MRAEFINPFLASLINVLNTMASMPMTPQKPRLKKDEIARGDVSGLIGMIGPKTKGSMSITFEQELALEIMQRMLGERPAGINEDVTDMVGEITNMVTGGAKRTLAESGYDFDMATPAVVSGKGHTITHKCDNAIILMPFDSEYGKAYIEICFD
- a CDS encoding cold-shock protein, whose translation is MSKLTGTVKWFNDDKGFGFISGADGKDVFVHFSAIQAQGRRTLREGQSVEFIVTDGQKGPQASEVVAL
- the pgi gene encoding glucose-6-phosphate isomerase; amino-acid sequence: MLKNINPTQTQAWQDLTAHFEQAQDFQLSDLFANDNARFSKFSAQFGSDILVDYSKNLITEETLTKLFALAKETELDAAIADMFSGAKINRTEDRAVLHVALRNRSNTPIMVDGEDVMPAVNAVLEKMKSFSERIISGEWKGYTGKEITDIVNIGIGGSDLGPYMVSEALGAYKTRLNMHFVSNVDGTHIAETLKDLNPETTLFLIASKTFTTQETMTNALSARDWFLAKAEDKAHVAKHFAALSTNGEAVAEFGIDTDNMFEFWDWVGGRYSLWSAIGLSICLAVGFDNFVALLDGGHAMDKHFAEAPLEQKLPVILALIGIWYNNFHGAETEAILPYDQYMHRFAAYFQQGNMESNGKYVDRGGNPVDYQTGPIIWGEPGTNGQHAFYQLIHQGTKLIPCDFIAPAISHNPLGDHHPKLMANFFAQTEALAFGKSREQVEAEFIAAGKSLEDVKDLVEFKVFEGNRPTNSILVKEITPYTLGAMIALYEHKIFTQGVIWNIFSFDQWGVELGKQLANQILPELNNAETIASHDSSTNGLINAFKQWRA
- a CDS encoding secondary thiamine-phosphate synthase enzyme YjbQ; protein product: MWYQKTINLTPQKRGFHLITDEIEQHLTEIRPLTVGLVHCFIQHTSASLTINENADPTVRYDMEQHFNRFVPERAPYYQHTYEGDDDMPAHIKSSLLGNSISIPISQGRLALGTWQGIYLGEHRDHGGARRVVITIQGE
- the alr gene encoding alanine racemase is translated as MKAATAHIDTDALAHNLGLIRQQAPNSKILAVVKANAYGHGLLRVAQSLTNVDAYGVARIEEALMLRAGGVVKPILLLEGFYAPSDLPVLVTNNIHTVVHSIEQLEALEQAELESQVKVWVKIDTGMHRLGVRPEDLTDFMARLNACENVAKPLRFISHFGNADDLSSDITLQQLDTFLNLTQDYQGERSLAASAGVLAWPDSQLEWIRPGIIMYGVSPFNEPERYASAYDLKPVMTLTSSIIAVRDVKKGEKVGYGGIWTSERDTKMGVIAIGYGDGYPRSAPNGTPVLVNGRIVPMAGRVSMDMLTVDLGPDAQDKVGDTAILWGEGLPAEIVAEHIGTIAYELITKLTPRVAMAYT
- a CDS encoding replicative DNA helicase — translated: MADNSKPKKPKDNQMDAIKMPPHSLEAEQSVLGGLMLDNEKWDMVAEKVVANDFYSRPHRIIFQATAALLEAGQPLDLITLSEHLEQSSTLDDVGGFAYLAELAKNTPSAANILAYADIVRERALIRDMIGVANEIADAGYDPQGRTSEDLLDMAESKVFAIAEQRTNDKEGPQNVDTILEKTLERIEILYQSPQDGVTGVSTGFTDLNKKTAGLQGSDLIIVAARPSMGKTTFAMNLCENAAMEQEKPVLIFSLEMPAEQIMMRMLASLSRVDQTKIRTGQLDDEDWARISSTMGILMEKKNMYIDDSSGLTPTEVRSRARRIARDNGGLSLIMIDYLQLMRVPGLQDNRTLEIAEISRSLKALAKELNVPVVALSQLNRSLEQRADKRPVNSDLRESGAIEQDADLIMFIYRDEVYHEDSALKGIAEIILGKQRNGPIGTVRLTFQGQFSRFDNYAGPAYDEE